One genomic window of Lynx canadensis isolate LIC74 chromosome F2, mLynCan4.pri.v2, whole genome shotgun sequence includes the following:
- the SNAI2 gene encoding zinc finger protein SNAI2 encodes MPRSFLVKKHFNASKKPNYSELDTHTVIISPYLYESYPMPVIPQPEILSSGAYSPITVWTTAVPFHSPLPNGLSPLSGYPSSLGRVSPPPPSDTSSKDHSGSESPISDEEERLQSKLSDPHATEAEKFQCNLCSKTYSTFSGLAKHKQLHCDAQSRKSFSCKYCDKEYVSLGALKMHIRTHTLPCVCKICGKAFSRPWLLQGHIRTHTGEKPFSCPHCNRAFADRSNLRAHLQTHSDVKKYQCKNCSKTFSRMSLLHKHEESGCCVAH; translated from the exons ATGCCGCGCTCCTTCCTGGTCAAGAAGCATTTCAACGCCTCCAAGAAGCCCAACTACAGCGAActggacacacacacag tgATTATTTCCCCATATCTCTATGAGAGTTACCCCATGCCTGTCATACCACAACCAGAGATCCTCAGCTCGGGAGCGTACAGCCCCATTACCGTGTGGACTACGGCAGTTCCATTCCACTCCCCACTGCCCAAtggcctctctcctctttctggatACCCCTCATCCTTGGGGCGGGTGAGCCCCCCTCCTCCATCCGACACCTCGTCCAAGGACCACAGTGGCTCAGAAAGCCCCATTAGTGATGAAGAGGAAAGACTACAATCCAAGCTTTCAGACCCCCATGCCACTGAAGCCGAAAAGTTTCAGTGCAATCTATGCAGTAAAACCTATTCAACTTTTTCCGGGCTGGCCAAACATAAGCAGCTGCACTGCGACGCCCAGTCTAGGAAATCCTTCAGCTGTAAATACTGTGACAAGGAATACGTGAGCCTGGGCGCCCTTAAGATGCACATCCGGACCCACACTTTACCTTGTGTCTGCAAGATCTGTGGCAAGGCGTTTTCCAGACCCTGGTTGCTTCAAGGACACATTAGAACTCACACTG gggagaAGCCTTTTTCTTGCCCTCACTGCAACAGAGCGTTTGCAGACAGGTCAAATCTGAGGGCTCATCTGCAGACCCATTCGGATGTAAAGAAATACCAGTGCAAAAACTGCTCCAAAACCTTCTCCAGAATGTCTCTTCTGCACAAACATGAGGAATCTGGCTGCTGTGTAGCACACTGA